TTTGCGGTATCTGTTCTACATCTCATCCTTTTGCGTATACTAATGCGATAGATGATCTTTTGGGCGTCACAGTTCCTGAAAGGGCGCTTTATATTCGCAGTATAATAGGAGAGCTTGAAAGGATACATTCGCATCTTTTGTGGCTCGGACTGGCAGGACACTTTTTAGGATATAATACTGTTTGGATGTGGGCATGGAGATATAGAGAGCCAGTGCTGGATATATTTGAGAAAATTTCAGGAAACCGCAATCATTACGCAATGTTTAAGCCAGGCGGTGTCAGGCGGGACATGCACGAAGAAGATTTTCCGTGGATAAAAAAGACATTGAAGAGTCTGATCCCTAAATTCGATATGTTTAAAGGCGCTGTGATGGACGATCCTGTGATACGGGCCCGGACAGAAGGGATAGGGGTATTGACTAAACAGGACGCGCATGATTATGCTGTTGTTGGGCCTACAGCCAGGGCCTCTGGGGTTGCGATTGATGTAAGAAAAGATGATCCGAGCGGCGCATACGACAGGGTTGAATGGAAACTTATTACACAGGAAGGCGGGGGCGTATTCGCAAAAGCAGTTGTCAGAATATTAGAGCTTTATGAATCCGCGAATATTATAATACAGTGCCTGGATAATATGCCAAAAGGACCAATAGACCTTAATATAAAAGATATGCCGGTTGGAGAGGGTATTGGCAGGTATGAGGCGCCAAGAGGTGAAGTGTTTCATTATATTATGTCTGACGGTGGGAATAGTCCTGCCCGGCATAAGGTGAGAGCCCCGAGCTTTATGAATATTGCATCGAATAAAAAGGCAGTAGTTGGCCATACGATTTCAGATGCCACGATAATCCTTGCGGCAGTTGATCCATGCTACTGCTGTACAGAGCGAATGGCAGTAGTAGATTATAAGAGCGGAAAGAAACTTATGGATGGCCAGGACCTGATCAGGCTTTCGCAGGAAAAAACCGCGAGAATGCAAAGAAAATGAAATTACTATTACAGCCAATTTTAATCTCTATATTAGCAGGTGCTTTTATTCTTCTTGTGCCAAAAAAGCTCAGGAAAGTGGCAGAGGGGTTTAGTCTTGTTACCTCTATATATCTATTGGTCGCGTGCGTAAAGATATTTATGAGCGCTCCGATCCAGAGCGATATTTTGTACGTGGATAATCTCTCAAGGTTTATTGTGCTGGCAATAGGGCTTTTCGGCGCGCTTGTAACCCTATATTCATTGCGCTTCATGGCCTCATACAAAGAATTTCGTTCGTATTATGCGAATACAATGTGGACCATAGGATTTTCCATACTCGCGGCAGTCTCGAATAACATTGTGCTTCTTATTGTGGCATGGGGTTTTCTTGGCTTTACGCTTTATATGCTGATCAATGTGGCTGGGCCTCGCGCCGCGAACATCAGCAAGAAGACCTTTATTATAATAGGCGGAACAGATTCGCTTATGATACTGGGTTTTGCGATCATGTGGCTCATCACAAAAGACCTGACCCTGAGCACTACAAAGATAGCCATAGATACCCCGCTTTCATTCTGGGCATTTTTATTAATAGCTATTGGCGCGCTTGCAAAGGCAGGCGCAATGCCATTTCATACATGGGTGCCTGATACGGCAAAAGAGGCGCCTGTGCCAGTAGCTGCATTTTTACCTGCATCACTCGATAAATTGCTTGGCATATACCTGTTAGCAAGGTTAGTATTGAATGTTTTTATATTGAATAGTTTCACTTACGCGCTTCTTATGGCAGTAGGGGCAATTACAATAATCGCAGCAGTAATGATGGCGCTCGTGCAGCACGATTTTAAGAGACTTCTTGGTTATCACGCGGTGAGTCAGGTCGGCTACATGATACTTGGCCTTGGCACTGGTAATCCAATAGGTATTGCCGGCGGGCTTTTTCATATGTTGAACAATACTATATACAAGTCGTGCTTATTTTTTAGCGGAGGCAATGTCCAGCATAAAACAAACACTTCAGATTTGGATTCTTTAGGCGGACTGGCAAAGATAATGCCTCTGACATTTCTTGGTTTTCTTATAGCCAGTCTGTCTATATCAGGCGTACCGCCATTTAATGGCTTTATGTCAAAGTGGATGGTGTATCAGGGCTTGATAGAGAAGGGTAAATCAGGCGGAGTGCTGTGGATATTCTGCATAGTAGCTGCGATGTTTGGCAGCGGCCTCACGCTTGCGTCCTTTATCAAGCTAATACACGCAATCTTCTTAGGTAAATCCAAAAACGGGCCAACGGGCCAACGGGCCAACGGGCAACGGAACGAAGTTTCTTGGACTATGTGGTTGCCGCCAGTGATTCTCGCAGGTTTTTGCATAGTGTTCGGAGTATTTGCCTATGCTATTCCTTTAAAATATTTAATAATCCCTGCTGTATCTGCAAATTTAAACTTTATAGGGTCATGGCCGTCTTCGCAGGCTACTTTATTCCTACTCATAGGTCTTGGTGTTGGTCTTGTAGTATATCTCCTGGGCAATTTTAAAGGCGTAAGAGAGACAGGGCATTATATAGGCGGAGAAGAGCTTGAAGACAATATGCGGCTTTCCGGCGCAGAGTTTTATAATACAATAAAAGAGCTTCCTTTTATAAAAGGTATTTACGCCAAGGCTGAGAGGAAATTATTTGATATTTACGAACAAGGTAAGAAGCTTGTATTTTTCTTCATAGGTATACTAAAGTTTTTGCACAATGGCGTGCTTCCAACATATCTGGTGTGGTGCCTGTTGGGCGTCATAGTGTTTTTGTTTACAATAGTAAGGTAGAAAACAATGCTTGAGTTACAGATACTTTTAATATTTATGATAATAGCCGCGATGATCGCTGTAAAGTCTAAGGATCTTTTGTCCTCAGTTATTGCAGTAGGTACTGTAGGCCTTGGACTCTCGCTCGCCTTTTTAATACTTAAGGCGCCTGACCTTGCGATCGCGCAGCTCGTGGTAGAGATCCTGGTCATAATAATACTCATAAGGGCCACGATCAGAAAAGACCTTCCGTTTTCTACATCCGGACGCTGGTTTTTTAATACCTTTGTGACATTTTTATTTCTGATCGTATTCCTGGGATTTGGTTATTATTGCATGAAGGATCTACCAGGATTTGGCGAGCCCATCATGAAGATCTCGCAGAGATTTATAACAGAAGGCCTGAGAGAAACAGGCGCCGCGAACCTGGTAACAGCAGTAGTCCTGGATTACAGGGCCTATGATACTTTGGGTGAGGCAACTATTCTTTTTACAGCTGTGATCGGAGTCCTGGCAGTTATACGTAAGGTCGGAAGGAAGAAGTAATATGACAGAACCCCAGAAGGGTATGACTTTAATAGTAAAGACGATTACGCGCCTGACAGTGGGTCTGATACTCTTATTCGGCGTTTATATTGTCAGTCATGGGCACCTCAGCCCCGGAGGCGGATTTGCAGGAGGCGTGATTATCGCGCTTTCCTTTATACATATTATGTTGGCATTTGGCAAAGAGACTGCGTTTAAAAAGGTAAACCAGGCCATTGCGTCGTTTTTTGAAAGTCTTGGCGCGATAATATTTATAACGCTTGCGCTTATCGGTATCGCGAGCGGTTATTTCTTTTTGAATTTTCTGTCAAAGGGTGAGCCTTTTACGCTTTTTAGCTCAGGACTCATTCCTTTATATAATGTGGCAATATGTTTTAAAGTTGGGGCAGGACTTTTTATTATATTCATTACGCTTGTGCTTTTGAAAATACCTGGAGAGGATAGCGAGAAATGACAGTTTATTTTTTGTGTCTGGTGCTTTTTTGCATCGGGCTATATTGTATATTAAGGAAGCGTAATCTTATAAAGATAATCATAGGCATCGCCATAATGGAGTATGCTGTAAATTTATTTTTTATACTTGTTGGTTATAAGATGAATGGCCGCGCGCCTATACATGCTCCTGATCAGGAAATACTAAACATGGTGGATCCATTGCCGCAGGCACTGGTCCTGACCTCTATAGTCATTGGACTCGCAGTCACTGCCCTTATCGCGGCTATCGCGATGAGGGTGTATGAGAAATACAGGACCTTTGATATTACGAAGATCAGAAGGTTAAAAGGTTAGTTATGTCACATAATATAATACCTTTATTTGTCGCGATACCGCTTGCAGCAGCGTTTGTGAATTCCCTTATTGGAAAAAAGATAAAAGGATTTTCAGATGCGCTTTCAGCCCTGGCAACACTGTCTCTGGCAGTGATCTCAGTATTGGCAGTGGTCTTATTTAAAGAGAATGGAGTCATGGTCTATAAGGTAGGTGGATGGTTGCCGCCTGTAGGCATTGCCATGGTCATAGACGGGCTTACTGCATTCATGCTGGTCACGATCAATGTGATCGCGTTTTTAATAAGCATTTATTCAATAGATTACATGAAGAAGTACACTGAGAAGTGGCTTTTCTATTGTTTATTTTTACTCATGATAGCAGGCATGAACGGAGTCATTATAAGCGGAGACATGTTTAATCTCTACGTGTTCCTGGAGATCGCGGCTATCGCGAGCTATGCCCTTGTGGCATTTGGAACAGAGCACGAAGAGCTCGAGGCATCATTTAAATACGCGGTTATGGGTACCCTGGCGTCTACCTTTATATTGTTAGGCATTGTATTTTTATATAGCGTTACCTCTACTTTGAATATGGCTGATATGTCCATGGCATTGTTTGAGGGAGGCTCTACGCGCGTAGTTTTACTGGTTAGCGTGTTGTTCTTGATGGGCTTTGGTCTTAAATCAGCGCTTGTTCCTTTTCACGCATGGCTTCCTGACGCGCATCCGTCTGCGCCAGCCCCTATTTCCGCAATGCTCTCAGGCGTGCTCATTAAGTCACTCGGCGTCTACGCAATGGTGAGGATTTTCTTTAGTGTAATAGGTATTACCCCTGAGATCTCAGCTGCATTAATGGTGTTGGGGGCGCTATCCATGATCTTTGGCGTGTTTCTGGCGCTTGGACAATGGGACATGAAAAGGCTCCTGGCGTATCATTCTATAAGCCAGATCGGGTATGTGGTTTTGGGGATCGGACTGGGAACACCGCTTGGAATACTGGGAGGATTATTTCATTTATTTAATCACTCGGTGTTTAAGTCACTTTTATTTTTGAATTCCGGGGCAGTTGAATACGCGACAGGCACAAGGGATCTGCAGAAAATGGGTGGGTTAAAGGAAAAGATGCCTGTTACAGGAGCTACTTCACTCATAGCGTCCATGTCTATCTCAGGGATTCCGCCTTTTAATGGATTCTGGAGCAAGCTCATTATTATTGTCGCGTGTATAGAGGCGCAGCATTTTGCGTATGCATTCTGGGCTGTTCTGGCAAGTATCCTGACACTGTCTTCATTTATGAAGGTGCAGAGATATGGATTTTTTGGAGAGTTAAAAGAGAAGCTGAGCCAGGTAAAAGAAGTGCCGTTTTTTATGAAGGTTTCCATGATCGCCCTGGCAGTTATCTGTTTGTTTGGAGGAGTGCTTTTATTGCCGGCTCTTTCCGGGGATTTTCTTAATGTGGCAAGGGACACAGTGTTGGCTGGACAGGATTATATTACAGCTGTTTTTGGAGCGATAAAATAATGTTGAGTAGAATCATATTATTCGTATTGGGACTTATTGCGTGGACGCTGCTTACATGGATACCTAGTTGGCAGCATTTAATTATAGGTGTCCTGGCGTCAGGATTTGTCGCGTTTATGACAGGGGATCTTTTCATAAGAAGGCCTCACCTGGTTACGCACGGTACGCGCTATATCTGGTTCTTATATTATGTGCCTGTTTTTATCTGGGAATGTTTTAAGGCCAATATTGATGTGGCCTATAGGGTTCTTCATCCTGACTTACCTATTCATCCTGGCATAGTCAAGGTCAAGACCGAGCTTAAGTCAGACGCTGCTCTTACATTTTTGGCAAATTCTATTACACTTACGCCTGGAACGTTGACCGTGGATATAGATAGGGAAGCTGGTTATTTGTACGTGCACTGGATAGAGGTAAAGCATAAGGATATCGAGAGGGCGACCAAGGCAATAGTTGAGAGGTTCGAGAGTATTTTAAAGAGGGTATTTGAATAATGAAAAAGAGTAGGACGCGTTATATTGTTGGCCTTATTTTTATTTTGGCAGTGATGTCTGTAATTTTATTCAAGCCATACCCTATTCTTTTTTCTCAGGACATGCCTTTTATAGGATTTTTGCAAAGGACGTTTTACATCCTTCTATTCGCGTGCATATTGTGCCTGTATCGTATACTGAGAGGGCCGACTTCTGCGGATAGGGCTGTTACCATTGATATGCTGGGTGTCTTGATAGTCGGATTTTGCGCTATCATGGGTATTGCTACTGGCAGAAGCTGGTATATTGATATAGCGATCGCGTGGGCGCTGCAGAGTTTTATAGCTACACTTGCCCTGGCGAAATTTTTAGAAGGAAAATCATTCGATGATTAATATAATCGGGTTAGTATTCATATCTATTGGGGTTTTCTTTGATTTTATTGGGTGTTTGGGCCTTGTGAGGCTGCCGGATGTGTATAATCGTCTGCAGGCATCTACTAAGTGCATAACCTTAGGGACGTGCAGCATATTGTTCGGCGCTTTTCTTATCCATGGTTTTGTAGCAGCTGGCATGAAAGCGCTTTTATGTATGGCGTTTTTGATACTCACTTCTCCAGTGTCTGCTCATGCATTGGCACGAGCCGCGCATAAAGCAGGCGTGAAGCTGTGGGAGAAGAGCGTGGTAGATAGATACGCGGAGGATGGGAACTAAATGAAAAATCCAAAATCCAAATACTACCAAATCCCAAATAAATCCAAAATCCCAAATCCCAATATATGTTTGGGATTTTGAAATTGGGATTTATTTGGTAGTATTGGTAGTATTTGATATTGGGATTTATATATTATGCGATATCCTAAGATACGAGAGTTAATTGAAGCGATTAAGGCATTGATTCAGGGGCCATATACGTCGAAGTTTCCTTTTAAGCCGCATGTGCCGCCAGAACGATACAGGGGTCAACCTGTCTATAACGATGACGAGTGCGTTGGCTGCGGAGCATGTGCTGAAGTTTGTACTACAGGTTGCATAAAGATGGAAGACGATGTAAATTCTGATCCGCCCAAGAGAAAGCTTACAGTGCGTTATGAAAGCTGCATATTTTGCGGTCAGTGTCAGGTCGCGTGCATCACTAAAGAAGGAATCAAACAGACGAATAAGTTAGATGATCTGTCAGTATTTGACAGAAGTGAGGCAGTGAATTCTGTTGAAAAAGAACTGGTGCTGTGCGAAGGCTGCGGCTGTACAGTGGGAGCAAAAGAGCACTTGATTTGGGTCGCGAAAAGACTCGGTCCTCTTGCGTACTCAAGCCCTACCTCATATTTATCCGCATTAAAGGATCTAAAATTGGCATATCTTAAGGTTGAAAAATCAGATGAACTAACTCGCCAGGACCGCATAAAAACACTTTGTCCAAAGTGCAGAAGAGAAATCACATTAAACACATAAGAGATATTTTAAAAGGTAAAGTCGCCATAGTCTGTATCGGCAATAGAGACCGTGGAGACGATGGTATTGGTCCGTATCTTGCTGATGCCATAAAAGGAAAAACCCCCCATGAAGTTATGGATGTGGGCGTTACTCCAGAAAATTATACTGGCGTCATAACAAGATCAAAACCAGATACAATAGTTTTAGTGGATGCAATACAGTTTGAAGGTGACCCAGGCGAGGTAAAATTGTTTTCAGGAGATGACCTTCGCATAGGAAAGATCTCCACGCATGACGTGTCCCCTAAACTTTTGATAGAATATCTTAAATCTTCGACAAATGCTGATATCTATGTGGTAGGCGTAAAGCCCAAATCAAATAAATTTGGCGAGTGCTTGAGTAACGAGACCAAAATGGCAATAAAAGAATTGACAAAAATACTCTCTTAGTTATAATCAAAAGTACTATGGCCACTATAGAGATGGAATTAAATAAAATCAGGATTGATGAGAATAGAGGCGAGCAGGTCATTGTTCTCAAAGAAAAAGCAGGGGAGAGGCTTTTACCTATAGTTATTGGCATAATGGAGGTCGCTGCCATAAAGATGAAGGTGAGCGGCTTGACCCCACCCAGGCCCATGACGCATGATTTATTATGCAGTACTATAAAGCAGCTCGGCGCTAAGATCAGCAAGATAGTTATTACAAGGCTGGAAGAGAACACCTTTTTCGCAAAGTTAGTCCTGCAGGTAAATGGCAGGTTTGAAGAGGTAGACGCAAGGCCCAGCGACAGCATTGCCCTATCTGTCCGCGTAAAAGCACCGATTTTTGTAGAGGAGTCTGTTCTAGATAAGATTTCAGCAGCTTAGTATTGCCGAGGCCTAACCTCGGTAATACTACTTTCCATTGCCTACCTTGGCCAGGCGGATTAAGCTTGGCTTTTTTGTTATCTTCAAGGATAAATCATCTACAATAGAATAGATGCAGGGGATCACGATGAGCGTGAGCACAGTCGCAAAAGTTATGCCCCAGCATATGGAGAGTGCCATTGGTACCAGGAACGGATCTTTTCCGCCTATGCCATAGGCAACAGTTGAGAGGCCTCCAGCTGTTGTGATGGTGGTGAGAAGTACTGGCCTGATCCTCATTTGACCAGCCTTTATTATTGAATCATGCCTGTTTATGCCCTGCCGCCGTAATTTATTGATAAAATTCACAAGCACGATCGAGTCGTTTACCACAATGCCATTTAGCCCTACTATGCCCAATATTGCCATGAATGAGAATGGCATTCCATGCAGGAGAAAGGCGATTACCACACCTATGAGCCCGAATGGTATCGCGAGCATTACAATGAAAGGCTGGACAATGGATTTAAAGAAAGACGCCAGGATCAGGTATATAATGAGAAAGGCATAGAAGAATGCTTTTAAAAGGCTCTTTAAGGAATTCATGGTCTCTTCTTTCTCGCCGCTATATTTGACAGAGTATCCTATGTGGCGCTGCGATAGGGCCTTAAATTTTTTCTCCAGCAGGGCGTTGACCTTGAGGGACGTTATCTTATTCCTATCCACATTTGCCGACGCAGTTACCACGCGTTTTCCGTCGAGATGATGGATGGTCGTGGTTCCAGGCACTTTTTTAATGTCTGCTACATTTTTAAGAGGTATGAGATTGCCGAAACTATTGCGTATCAGGATATCTTCAAAGACATTCATATTCCTTGAAAGTTTTTCCGGGAACATCACAATGACATCTGTTTCCTCTTCCGCCTTTACTGGTTTTATCTTAGTGGCAATGCTTCCTTCAAACACCGCGCGTACTGTTTTGGCTATCTGCGCTACGCTAAGGCCTGCGAGGCTGGCCTTAGCATTATCAACCTTTACAAGGATTTCTTCCTTGCCTGGTTTGTGATCCCATGTCACATCAGTCGTGCCATCTATTGTGTTTAAGTGATCCATGTATTCCGCGGCTATTATGTCAAGTTTCTCGAAATCCTCGCCCCTGATCTTGGCCTCGACTGCCTTGCCAACAGGTGGGCCGGATTCAGGCTTATCGAATCTAAGGTCTTCAAATCCCCTGATGTCTTTTGCCTTCTGACGCACGTCTTCTATTATTTCTTCAACAGATCTTTTTCTATCCTGTTCAGCTGTAAGATAGACAGCTACCTGTACCAAATGACTTGACTGTCCAGCGAATGGATCATGCCTGTCCTCTGCTATTGCGCCAACAGATGTCACAAATGTATCCAATTCTTCTAAAGGAAGCTGCGAGACTATTTCCTCGACTGGAAGGATGAGTTCATTCGTCTTCTGTAAAGGTGTGCCTATGGGCGCCTCTCCTCTTACAAAAAAGTAATTTATTCCAGAAGAAGGGAAGAGGACGAACTTTAAGACGCTGAAAGCGAGAAAACCGCATACCAGTAACACTATTGTAAAGCCCGCAAGGACTTTATATTTTCTTTTTATCGCCGCATTGACCATTTTTGTATAAAATCTCACAAGTCTTTTAAACCATGGCATATCTTTTGCTATATTGGTAGGCCTTCCGCCAGCGTCATATTTTATCTTTACAAAATCCGCCAGGTGGCTCGGCAGTATTATGAGCGCTTCTCCGAGTGAGGCTAAAAGCGCTATGATAAGTACAGTCGGGATATTCCGTATGAACTTTCCTATGATGCCTGTCATGAATAAAAGGGGACAGAACGCGGCTACAGTGGTCAGTACTGCCGCAGTGACCGCGCCCATGACCTCTTCAGAGCCCCTGACAGCTGCTTCACGAGGTTTCACGCCCTGTTCCATGTAGCGATACACATTTTCAGCGACTATGATCCCGTCGTCGACCAGCATACCAAGCACTATAATAAGGCCGAACATGCTTATTAGATTTATAGTAATGCCCATCATGTTCATGACCACAAATGTCGCTAAGAATGATATAGGTATGCCTAAGACTGTCATGAATGCAACGCGGTACTGTAAGAAAAGCAATACAGAAAGCACCACGAGGATAAAACTCGCCCAGCCATTATTTTTCAGGACATTAAGCCGTCTTCTGGCAAAGAATGAATAATCATTTACATACGAGATCTTAAGCGCGTCCGGGCAGTTTTCAAGGTATTGGTCACATACTTTTTTAACTTCATTCACAATACTTATGGCATCGCCGGATTGTTTTTTCATTACAATAAGATTTATCGAACGCGTGCCAAGCGTCTTATTTATTATATCTTCTTTCTTAAAGGAATCCTTTACCTCCGCGATGTCTTTTATCCTGAGCCAGTTTCCAGCGTCATTGGCCCTGATGATTATATTTTCAACCTCTTTGGCTGTAGAAAATTCTCCAGTAGTCCTGATGCTGTACTCCGTGTTTTCTGTATTGATCTCGCCTGCAGGCACGCTGATGTTTCTGGAGGCAAGGGCTTGCGAGATCTCGTCGAACGAGACATATCTCTCGCGCATTTTTTCAGGATCGACATGGACCTGTATTTCTCTGTCGCGGTAACCAGATTCGCGTATCTTAGCAACGCCTTTTATGTCCTCCAGCAGATCCTCCAGGCCATCGCTATAGTATTGCAGCTTTTTCTCACTCATGTCTCCTGAGAGCGACACCTCTATTACAGGGTATTGCTTGCTGCTTATCTCAGTCACTACAGGGTCCTGGTAGATGTCTTTAGGCAGGTTTTTTACACGGTCTACAGCAGTCTGTATGTCGCTCACGACCTTTTTCTTATCGCGTTCATCAGGATCTAACTTTACATTTATAAATGACGCGCCTGCGGATGAGGATGACTTTATCTCTTTTATGCCATCGACCTCTTTGAGTTCTTTTTCAATAGGCACAGTGATGAGTTTTTCAACATCAAGAGGTGTGGCGCCAGGGTATGCGGTAGTGATGCTTACAATGTCAAAATCCACATTCGGGAATACCTCTCTATTCATGCCCACTACCACTATGAGCCCGAATATGATTATAAGGACTGAGACAAGATTAACAAATAATGACTGGTTGACACTAAAACGCGGTAGACTCATGGTTCCTTCCTTAGTTAGTATCGGTTGTGTGTTGTGAGGGTGTGTTATGAGTTGTGGGTCGGGTTGTGTGGGTGGGTTGTGTGTTTTTACTCACTACTCACAACTCATAACTCGACTCACAACTCATAACCCACCCCCAATCTCACCCTTATTACTCAAACCCTATACGTTTCAGAAAACTGTCCTCAGCATCCATCAGTTCCAGTATGGCGACGCGGTAATCAAAATAGGCTT
The Candidatus Gorgyraea atricola genome window above contains:
- a CDS encoding cation:proton antiporter, which translates into the protein MKKSRTRYIVGLIFILAVMSVILFKPYPILFSQDMPFIGFLQRTFYILLFACILCLYRILRGPTSADRAVTIDMLGVLIVGFCAIMGIATGRSWYIDIAIAWALQSFIATLALAKFLEGKSFDD
- the mnhG gene encoding monovalent cation/H(+) antiporter subunit G, translated to MINIIGLVFISIGVFFDFIGCLGLVRLPDVYNRLQASTKCITLGTCSILFGAFLIHGFVAAGMKALLCMAFLILTSPVSAHALARAAHKAGVKLWEKSVVDRYAEDGN
- a CDS encoding bifunctional nuclease family protein translates to MATIEMELNKIRIDENRGEQVIVLKEKAGERLLPIVIGIMEVAAIKMKVSGLTPPRPMTHDLLCSTIKQLGAKISKIVITRLEENTFFAKLVLQVNGRFEEVDARPSDSIALSVRVKAPIFVEESVLDKISAA
- a CDS encoding proton-conducting transporter membrane subunit; amino-acid sequence: MKLLLQPILISILAGAFILLVPKKLRKVAEGFSLVTSIYLLVACVKIFMSAPIQSDILYVDNLSRFIVLAIGLFGALVTLYSLRFMASYKEFRSYYANTMWTIGFSILAAVSNNIVLLIVAWGFLGFTLYMLINVAGPRAANISKKTFIIIGGTDSLMILGFAIMWLITKDLTLSTTKIAIDTPLSFWAFLLIAIGALAKAGAMPFHTWVPDTAKEAPVPVAAFLPASLDKLLGIYLLARLVLNVFILNSFTYALLMAVGAITIIAAVMMALVQHDFKRLLGYHAVSQVGYMILGLGTGNPIGIAGGLFHMLNNTIYKSCLFFSGGNVQHKTNTSDLDSLGGLAKIMPLTFLGFLIASLSISGVPPFNGFMSKWMVYQGLIEKGKSGGVLWIFCIVAAMFGSGLTLASFIKLIHAIFLGKSKNGPTGQRANGQRNEVSWTMWLPPVILAGFCIVFGVFAYAIPLKYLIIPAVSANLNFIGSWPSSQATLFLLIGLGVGLVVYLLGNFKGVRETGHYIGGEELEDNMRLSGAEFYNTIKELPFIKGIYAKAERKLFDIYEQGKKLVFFFIGILKFLHNGVLPTYLVWCLLGVIVFLFTIVR
- a CDS encoding DUF4040 domain-containing protein — encoded protein: MLELQILLIFMIIAAMIAVKSKDLLSSVIAVGTVGLGLSLAFLILKAPDLAIAQLVVEILVIIILIRATIRKDLPFSTSGRWFFNTFVTFLFLIVFLGFGYYCMKDLPGFGEPIMKISQRFITEGLRETGAANLVTAVVLDYRAYDTLGEATILFTAVIGVLAVIRKVGRKK
- a CDS encoding 4Fe-4S dicluster domain-containing protein, with product MRYPKIRELIEAIKALIQGPYTSKFPFKPHVPPERYRGQPVYNDDECVGCGACAEVCTTGCIKMEDDVNSDPPKRKLTVRYESCIFCGQCQVACITKEGIKQTNKLDDLSVFDRSEAVNSVEKELVLCEGCGCTVGAKEHLIWVAKRLGPLAYSSPTSYLSALKDLKLAYLKVEKSDELTRQDRIKTLCPKCRREITLNT
- a CDS encoding MnhB domain-containing protein; the protein is MTEPQKGMTLIVKTITRLTVGLILLFGVYIVSHGHLSPGGGFAGGVIIALSFIHIMLAFGKETAFKKVNQAIASFFESLGAIIFITLALIGIASGYFFLNFLSKGEPFTLFSSGLIPLYNVAICFKVGAGLFIIFITLVLLKIPGEDSEK
- a CDS encoding sodium:proton antiporter, with the protein product MTVYFLCLVLFCIGLYCILRKRNLIKIIIGIAIMEYAVNLFFILVGYKMNGRAPIHAPDQEILNMVDPLPQALVLTSIVIGLAVTALIAAIAMRVYEKYRTFDITKIRRLKG
- a CDS encoding hydrogenase 3 maturation endopeptidase HyCI, yielding MQKRNHIKHIRDILKGKVAIVCIGNRDRGDDGIGPYLADAIKGKTPHEVMDVGVTPENYTGVITRSKPDTIVLVDAIQFEGDPGEVKLFSGDDLRIGKISTHDVSPKLLIEYLKSSTNADIYVVGVKPKSNKFGECLSNETKMAIKELTKILS
- a CDS encoding Na+/H+ antiporter subunit E; translation: MLSRIILFVLGLIAWTLLTWIPSWQHLIIGVLASGFVAFMTGDLFIRRPHLVTHGTRYIWFLYYVPVFIWECFKANIDVAYRVLHPDLPIHPGIVKVKTELKSDAALTFLANSITLTPGTLTVDIDREAGYLYVHWIEVKHKDIERATKAIVERFESILKRVFE
- a CDS encoding monovalent cation/H+ antiporter subunit D family protein, yielding MSHNIIPLFVAIPLAAAFVNSLIGKKIKGFSDALSALATLSLAVISVLAVVLFKENGVMVYKVGGWLPPVGIAMVIDGLTAFMLVTINVIAFLISIYSIDYMKKYTEKWLFYCLFLLMIAGMNGVIISGDMFNLYVFLEIAAIASYALVAFGTEHEELEASFKYAVMGTLASTFILLGIVFLYSVTSTLNMADMSMALFEGGSTRVVLLVSVLFLMGFGLKSALVPFHAWLPDAHPSAPAPISAMLSGVLIKSLGVYAMVRIFFSVIGITPEISAALMVLGALSMIFGVFLALGQWDMKRLLAYHSISQIGYVVLGIGLGTPLGILGGLFHLFNHSVFKSLLFLNSGAVEYATGTRDLQKMGGLKEKMPVTGATSLIASMSISGIPPFNGFWSKLIIIVACIEAQHFAYAFWAVLASILTLSSFMKVQRYGFFGELKEKLSQVKEVPFFMKVSMIALAVICLFGGVLLLPALSGDFLNVARDTVLAGQDYITAVFGAIK
- a CDS encoding nickel-dependent hydrogenase large subunit, which produces MAERKIIPIGPYHPLQEEPEFFRLHVDGETVVDIDIEIGYNLRLIEKISESKTYDQVTFLIERICGICSTSHPFAYTNAIDDLLGVTVPERALYIRSIIGELERIHSHLLWLGLAGHFLGYNTVWMWAWRYREPVLDIFEKISGNRNHYAMFKPGGVRRDMHEEDFPWIKKTLKSLIPKFDMFKGAVMDDPVIRARTEGIGVLTKQDAHDYAVVGPTARASGVAIDVRKDDPSGAYDRVEWKLITQEGGGVFAKAVVRILELYESANIIIQCLDNMPKGPIDLNIKDMPVGEGIGRYEAPRGEVFHYIMSDGGNSPARHKVRAPSFMNIASNKKAVVGHTISDATIILAAVDPCYCCTERMAVVDYKSGKKLMDGQDLIRLSQEKTARMQRK